A genome region from Sebaldella sp. S0638 includes the following:
- a CDS encoding D-glycero-beta-D-manno-heptose 1,7-bisphosphate 7-phosphatase encodes MNKYILLDRDGTINVEKDYLYKIEDFEYEYGVIEALKIFTEKGYRLAVITNQSGIGRGYYSEEDFLKLTSFLESDLKDKGIVIDKTYYCPHHTDGKGIYKTECDCRKPGTLLFEKAIDELNIDTENSYMLGDKVSDLIPADKLGITPVFLRTGHGREESLKGLNFNFLSFDNILDFAKTL; translated from the coding sequence ATGAATAAATATATTTTATTGGATAGAGACGGTACAATAAATGTGGAAAAAGATTATCTTTATAAAATAGAAGATTTTGAGTATGAATACGGAGTTATAGAAGCGCTGAAAATTTTTACTGAAAAAGGTTACAGACTAGCTGTAATTACTAATCAGTCAGGAATTGGAAGAGGTTATTACAGTGAGGAAGATTTTTTGAAGCTGACTTCCTTTTTGGAAAGCGATTTGAAAGATAAAGGAATTGTCATAGATAAAACCTATTATTGTCCCCATCATACAGATGGCAAAGGAATTTATAAAACAGAATGCGACTGTAGAAAACCAGGTACACTCTTATTTGAAAAGGCAATAGATGAATTAAATATTGATACAGAGAACTCTTATATGCTCGGTGATAAGGTAAGTGACCTGATTCCCGCAGATAAACTGGGAATTACACCGGTTTTTCTTAGAACGGGACATGGTAGGGAAGAGTCTCTTAAAGGATTGAATTTTAATTTTTTGAGTTTTGATAATATTTTGGATTTTGCCAAAACTTTATAA
- the murF gene encoding UDP-N-acetylmuramoyl-tripeptide--D-alanyl-D-alanine ligase produces MKKNYIFRKTLEEFGISDCLDIPDINNVLINSGEVLENDLFIAIRGGNNYINEAAEKDAYVIYDDETKITDYQKAFLVNDSIKFLQKFAENWRNSLDIKIIGITGSNGKTTVKDIVHQLLSTKYKGKKTEGNLNNHIGLPVSLLRAENSDDFLVLEMGMSGFGEIDLLADIAKPDYGIITNIGDSHLEFLGSRENVFKAKSEIIKHVKDKMFLNGDDPFLKDLHGIKVSTESGSSADYKAQDIVLDGSGTKFSLNGTLNLETNLIGEHNILNLLFGIALSDEFGIKPEETAAELKNIKLTAMRFQKVENNNIVYINDAYNASPISMEKAILTFSDIYNDRYKVVVLGDMLELGDKGTEFHEELEKILRNTKQNEILLYGPLMKSLYEKIKDMNVFHFEDKSFIREKLREYDTKRLAVLLKGSRGMRLEEIIEEGN; encoded by the coding sequence ATGAAAAAAAATTATATCTTTAGAAAAACACTTGAAGAATTCGGAATTTCTGATTGTCTGGATATTCCTGATATAAATAATGTTTTAATCAATTCAGGTGAAGTACTGGAAAATGACCTGTTTATAGCTATCAGAGGCGGAAACAACTATATTAACGAAGCAGCAGAAAAAGATGCATATGTTATATATGACGACGAAACAAAAATTACAGACTATCAGAAAGCATTTTTAGTAAATGATAGTATTAAATTTTTACAAAAGTTTGCTGAAAATTGGAGAAATTCACTTGATATAAAAATAATTGGAATTACAGGAAGTAACGGAAAAACAACAGTAAAAGATATTGTACATCAGCTGTTGTCTACTAAATACAAAGGAAAAAAAACAGAAGGTAATTTAAATAACCATATTGGATTGCCTGTTTCTTTGTTACGTGCTGAAAATTCCGATGATTTTTTAGTTTTGGAGATGGGAATGAGCGGCTTTGGTGAAATAGACCTGCTTGCAGATATAGCAAAGCCTGATTATGGAATTATTACTAATATAGGTGATTCACATCTTGAGTTTTTGGGTAGCAGAGAGAACGTTTTTAAGGCCAAAAGTGAGATTATAAAGCATGTAAAAGATAAAATGTTCCTGAATGGAGATGATCCATTTTTAAAAGATCTTCACGGAATAAAAGTTTCTACAGAAAGCGGCAGTTCAGCTGATTACAAAGCGCAGGACATAGTTTTAGACGGCAGCGGAACAAAATTCAGTCTGAATGGTACGCTTAATCTTGAGACGAATCTTATAGGCGAGCATAATATTCTGAATTTGCTGTTTGGTATAGCATTATCAGATGAATTCGGAATAAAGCCGGAAGAAACAGCAGCGGAGTTAAAGAATATAAAGCTTACTGCAATGAGATTTCAAAAAGTAGAAAATAATAATATTGTATATATTAATGATGCATATAATGCCAGCCCTATTTCAATGGAAAAGGCTATTCTTACATTTTCGGATATTTATAATGACAGATATAAGGTAGTGGTACTTGGGGATATGCTGGAACTTGGCGACAAGGGAACAGAATTTCATGAGGAACTGGAAAAAATACTGAGAAATACAAAACAAAATGAGATATTGTTATATGGTCCTTTAATGAAAAGCCTTTATGAAAAAATCAAAGATATGAATGTTTTTCACTTTGAGGATAAATCTTTTATCAGAGAAAAGCTAAGGGAGTACGATACTAAAAGGTTGGCTGTTCTGTTGAAGGGATCCAGAGGGATGAGATTAGAAGAAATTATAGAGGAAGGAAATTAA
- the mraY gene encoding phospho-N-acetylmuramoyl-pentapeptide-transferase — protein MLYLLHQLFFEDLKILRIFKSITIRASISFFLALLFVLILGKPFIAWLKKKKYGDTVREEGPQSHFSKSGTPTMGGLLIIGAILFATAICGNFSNKFIVFLFFITILFSTIGFYDDYLKLTKHKKGLSSKKKILGQLIITILTFIFIYKYGLISPRVDFSIVNPIIKNSYFYITPALFFVFMAIVIIGSSNAVNLTDGLDGLVTGPIIIVCATLAIITYLTGHVEYADYLNLFYVKDAGEMLVYLVSIIGASIGFLWYNFYPAQVFMGDTGSLTLGGVLGIVVIFIKQELLLPVAGFIFIIEALSVMIQVWHYKKFGKRVFRMAPIHHHFELLGIPETKVTIRFWIISILTALLTFLILKLR, from the coding sequence ATGCTGTATTTATTACACCAATTATTTTTTGAGGATTTGAAAATCCTGAGAATATTTAAATCAATCACAATAAGGGCTTCAATATCCTTTTTTTTAGCACTGCTCTTTGTTTTGATACTGGGAAAACCATTTATTGCATGGCTGAAAAAGAAAAAATACGGTGATACTGTCAGAGAAGAGGGACCGCAGTCTCATTTTTCAAAATCAGGGACACCAACAATGGGAGGACTTCTTATCATAGGAGCTATCTTATTTGCTACTGCAATTTGCGGAAATTTTTCTAATAAATTTATTGTCTTTTTATTTTTTATAACGATTTTGTTTAGTACAATAGGTTTTTATGATGATTATCTGAAACTTACAAAACACAAAAAAGGACTTTCAAGTAAGAAAAAAATATTAGGACAGCTTATTATAACGATTTTGACTTTTATTTTTATATATAAATACGGATTGATAAGTCCGAGAGTAGATTTTTCAATAGTAAATCCGATAATTAAAAATTCATATTTCTATATTACACCGGCATTATTCTTTGTTTTTATGGCAATAGTAATAATAGGTTCTTCAAATGCGGTGAATCTTACAGACGGACTGGACGGACTCGTAACAGGACCAATTATCATTGTATGTGCTACTCTGGCTATAATAACATATCTTACAGGACACGTAGAATATGCAGATTATCTAAATCTTTTTTATGTAAAAGACGCAGGGGAAATGCTTGTATATCTGGTATCGATTATAGGAGCCTCAATTGGGTTCTTATGGTATAACTTTTATCCGGCACAGGTATTTATGGGTGATACAGGATCACTTACGCTGGGCGGAGTTCTGGGAATAGTAGTAATCTTCATAAAGCAGGAGCTTTTGCTTCCTGTGGCAGGGTTTATATTCATAATAGAGGCTTTATCAGTAATGATACAGGTCTGGCATTATAAAAAATTCGGAAAACGTGTATTTAGAATGGCGCCAATACATCATCATTTTGAGCTTTTAGGAATTCCTGAAACCAAGGTTACCATAAGGTTCTGGATTATTTCAATATTGACGGCTTTACTGACTTTTTTGATTTTAAAATTAAGATAA
- the murD gene encoding UDP-N-acetylmuramoyl-L-alanine--D-glutamate ligase, producing MKNAIVFGAGLSGHGAAELLGKEGYNVFLVDDNTGIKSEDGIKIIDENEIEFIVKSPGIPWDTELLKKAENMKINVISEIDLAYRYMDKKTKIISVTGTNGKTTTATKIYELLTEAGLNAELAGNAGFSFAKLVSDGKNPDYIVLELSSYQLENDPKVHSYIAGIINLTPDHLTRYNSLDDYYITKFNIFDHQNNNDYALINLDDKEIMRIISGNKEIDDKIKAKRILLSGEKNADVFQKDGMIYINKNSQEIPLIKTSDLSLKGKHNLENILFIVSVGMILNIDTEVMRTFLSSTKPLEHRLENFFEKENAVFINDSKGTNSESTIKAIEAFGKSTVLICGGYDKQASNKDLIDKIVEKVDFVYLIGQTSDILEKELKDLKYTNYKNLKTLENVLNDIKDNLDFSKEQVVLFSPATSSFDQFKNFEDRGRIFKELTNQIIGDR from the coding sequence ATGAAAAATGCAATAGTATTCGGTGCGGGACTAAGCGGACACGGTGCAGCGGAATTACTTGGGAAAGAAGGGTATAACGTCTTTCTTGTAGATGATAATACTGGTATAAAAAGTGAAGACGGAATCAAAATAATAGATGAAAATGAAATAGAATTTATTGTAAAAAGTCCGGGGATACCATGGGACACAGAGCTTTTGAAAAAAGCAGAAAACATGAAAATAAACGTGATATCTGAAATAGATCTGGCATACAGATATATGGATAAAAAGACTAAAATAATTTCTGTCACAGGAACAAACGGGAAAACAACCACTGCTACAAAAATATATGAACTTTTAACAGAAGCGGGACTTAACGCCGAGCTTGCCGGGAATGCGGGATTTTCTTTTGCAAAGCTGGTTAGTGACGGGAAAAATCCAGACTATATAGTTTTGGAATTAAGCAGTTATCAGCTGGAGAATGATCCTAAAGTACATTCATATATAGCAGGAATAATAAATTTGACTCCTGATCATCTGACAAGGTATAATTCACTTGATGATTATTATATAACAAAATTTAATATATTTGACCATCAGAATAACAATGACTATGCATTGATAAATCTTGACGATAAAGAGATAATGAGAATTATTTCGGGAAACAAAGAAATAGATGATAAAATAAAAGCAAAAAGAATTTTACTGAGCGGTGAAAAAAATGCTGATGTATTTCAGAAAGACGGTATGATATACATAAATAAAAATTCCCAAGAGATACCTCTTATAAAAACATCTGATTTATCACTAAAAGGAAAGCATAATCTCGAGAATATATTGTTTATTGTTTCTGTGGGGATGATACTGAATATTGATACAGAAGTAATGAGAACCTTCTTATCTTCCACAAAGCCTCTGGAACATAGGCTGGAAAATTTCTTTGAAAAAGAGAATGCAGTTTTTATCAATGATTCCAAAGGGACAAATTCAGAGTCAACAATAAAGGCTATAGAGGCCTTTGGAAAATCAACGGTATTAATCTGCGGGGGTTATGATAAACAAGCCTCTAATAAGGATTTGATTGATAAAATAGTGGAAAAAGTCGATTTTGTGTATCTGATAGGACAGACTTCGGATATTCTCGAAAAAGAACTGAAAGATCTGAAATATACAAACTATAAAAACCTTAAGACATTGGAAAATGTTTTGAATGATATAAAAGATAATTTAGATTTTTCAAAAGAGCAGGTAGTTTTGTTTTCTCCGGCAACTTCCAGTTTTGACCAGTTTAAAAATTTTGAGGACAGAGGAAGAATTTTTAAAGAGCTTACAAATCAAATTATAGGAGATAGATAA
- a CDS encoding FtsW/RodA/SpoVE family cell cycle protein — MREKRTLSIAFIISIMILIVIGIAMMFSVSFTSGLHEYRNYYYFIIRQLIWITAGGFFMIVASRINYKRYKKIRGLFFIGGLALLVLVLFVGKEVNGAKRWLVIGPIVIQPSEVAKITFIIYLSGALEYYKDKKYKSLEILIAAVVPLFVFILLIFLEKSFSSAVILFVIGFSMIFVSKVKIEQLIIFFLSFMALGAFGIMHSDYRRRRILSYFTGFNKDGNDVGYQARQSLIAIGSGRVLGRHYGNGLQKYFYLPERHTDYIFSTYAEEFGFIGCFVLIGIYFFILLIMIMTINKTKDYFGKYLVFGIMVLFITQALANMFVVTGVVPSTGITLPLISYGGSSTIVIMAALGIVINVINNIDEVNEDE; from the coding sequence TTGAGAGAGAAAAGAACCTTGTCAATTGCATTTATAATATCAATAATGATTTTAATAGTAATTGGAATTGCGATGATGTTTAGTGTCAGCTTTACATCAGGATTACATGAATACAGGAATTATTACTACTTCATAATCAGACAGCTGATATGGATAACCGCAGGGGGATTTTTTATGATAGTGGCTTCCAGAATAAACTATAAGAGATATAAAAAAATAAGAGGTCTTTTTTTTATCGGAGGTCTTGCACTTCTTGTTTTGGTCTTATTCGTAGGTAAAGAGGTAAACGGTGCCAAAAGATGGCTGGTTATCGGACCTATAGTAATACAGCCTTCAGAAGTGGCTAAAATTACTTTTATTATTTATTTGTCAGGGGCATTGGAATATTATAAGGATAAAAAATATAAAAGCCTTGAAATACTAATAGCTGCTGTTGTACCGCTGTTTGTATTCATACTTTTGATTTTTCTGGAAAAGTCGTTTAGTTCGGCAGTAATATTATTCGTAATAGGTTTCTCCATGATTTTTGTTTCAAAGGTAAAGATAGAGCAGCTGATTATTTTCTTTCTAAGTTTTATGGCACTCGGAGCCTTTGGTATAATGCATTCCGATTACAGAAGAAGAAGAATACTTAGTTATTTCACAGGGTTTAATAAAGATGGAAATGATGTGGGATATCAGGCAAGACAGTCCCTTATAGCTATAGGAAGCGGAAGGGTACTGGGAAGACATTATGGAAACGGACTTCAAAAGTATTTCTATCTTCCGGAGAGACACACAGATTATATATTTTCCACTTATGCGGAAGAATTTGGCTTTATAGGATGTTTCGTTTTAATAGGAATATATTTCTTTATTTTATTAATAATGATAATGACAATAAATAAAACAAAGGATTATTTCGGTAAGTATCTGGTATTTGGTATAATGGTACTTTTCATAACACAGGCTTTGGCAAATATGTTTGTGGTAACCGGAGTTGTTCCGTCTACAGGGATTACACTGCCGCTGATAAGCTATGGAGGAAGTTCCACTATAGTAATTATGGCAGCTTTGGGTATAGTAATCAATGTGATTAATAATATAGATGAGGTAAATGAAGATGAATAA
- the murG gene encoding undecaprenyldiphospho-muramoylpentapeptide beta-N-acetylglucosaminyltransferase, producing the protein MNKKEKVILTTGGTGGHIYPALAIAKKLKDKGIDVLFIGTSHRMEKTIVPNEGYRFIGLDIIPIKSVPAIFKIIKGTLKSIKILRKEKATKVIGFGNYISIPVILAAKFLRIPYYLQEQNSIMGLANKKFYKGSKKVFLAFRNTLNTVPGKYREKFIVTGNPLREEFYRKEKAKEREKLGIREDEKVLFIIGGSLGAKNINEAVLKKWDKMQGMKNLRLFWGTGKDLFEEVVSKITDYGSAVVLPYFDNAADIMCAADMVLCRAGASTVSELIQLEKPSIVIPYDFVGQKENAEEIEFVNGTKIFENKNVSDAIDEALLEINQPDILNFMSENLKTLKKGNAVCSIVKHIDLEEK; encoded by the coding sequence ATGAATAAAAAGGAAAAAGTGATCTTGACAACAGGGGGAACAGGAGGACATATATATCCCGCCCTTGCAATAGCCAAGAAATTAAAAGACAAAGGTATAGATGTCTTATTTATAGGAACATCACACAGAATGGAAAAAACAATAGTTCCAAATGAGGGGTACAGATTTATAGGTCTGGATATAATACCGATAAAATCAGTTCCGGCAATATTTAAAATAATAAAAGGAACTTTGAAGTCAATAAAAATTCTGAGAAAAGAAAAAGCAACCAAAGTAATAGGATTTGGAAATTATATATCAATTCCCGTAATTCTTGCTGCAAAATTTTTGAGGATACCGTATTATCTTCAGGAACAAAACAGTATTATGGGATTAGCCAATAAAAAATTCTATAAAGGTTCCAAAAAAGTTTTTCTTGCTTTTAGAAATACACTGAATACTGTCCCGGGAAAATACAGGGAGAAATTTATAGTAACAGGCAATCCTTTGAGGGAAGAATTTTATCGTAAGGAAAAAGCAAAAGAAAGAGAAAAACTGGGGATACGTGAAGATGAAAAAGTGCTGTTTATAATAGGCGGAAGCCTTGGTGCAAAAAATATAAATGAAGCAGTATTAAAAAAATGGGATAAAATGCAGGGAATGAAAAACCTGAGATTATTCTGGGGAACAGGAAAAGATCTGTTTGAGGAAGTAGTTTCCAAGATAACTGATTACGGAAGTGCCGTAGTTCTTCCTTATTTTGACAACGCAGCGGATATTATGTGTGCGGCGGATATGGTTCTGTGCAGAGCAGGAGCATCTACAGTTTCGGAGCTGATACAGCTGGAAAAACCGTCGATAGTAATTCCATATGACTTTGTCGGGCAGAAAGAAAATGCTGAGGAGATAGAATTCGTAAACGGTACTAAAATTTTTGAAAATAAAAACGTAAGTGATGCAATAGATGAGGCTTTATTAGAAATAAACCAGCCTGATATACTGAATTTTATGAGTGAAAATCTTAAAACTCTGAAAAAAGGAAATGCTGTATGTTCTATTGTTAAACACATAGACTTGGAGGAGAAATGA
- the murC gene encoding UDP-N-acetylmuramate--L-alanine ligase, with product MSEGVKTIFFSGINGIGMSGLAKIMVTKGYNVYGSDIVEKPISKQLRDMGVGMFIGQEAENLAGKDIDLFIYSSAIKESNPEYKYAVDNNIRKIKRGELLALLMNDSKGIAVAGTHGKTTTSSMLGITMLEKDPCIVVGGIIPEIGSNSKVGNSEYFIAEADESDNSFLYLTPSYSIVTNVEADHLENHGSYENIKKSFEEFIDKTSDIVILNKDCHEIEKLNLKNKNIIWYSINNESADIYAKNIEYKNRESHYEVVKNGESLGLFRLSIPGEHNISNSLGVIFLAHEFSCDMDKVKEYLYNFRGANRRYQILYDKTIKIIDDYAHHPTEITATINAAKKIETEKIVVVFQPHRYSRTNFFLNEFAESLKLADEVYLLPIYSAEEENIYNISSEKLAELVGKNTKVYSEEEITGHVMNDKSDNVYLFMGAGSISRIANTIKNKLIEG from the coding sequence ATGAGTGAAGGAGTAAAAACAATTTTTTTCAGCGGGATTAACGGAATAGGGATGAGCGGTCTTGCTAAAATAATGGTTACTAAAGGATATAATGTATATGGTTCGGATATAGTGGAAAAGCCTATCTCAAAACAATTAAGAGATATGGGTGTAGGAATGTTTATAGGGCAGGAAGCTGAAAACCTTGCGGGGAAAGACATAGACCTGTTCATATATTCCAGCGCTATTAAAGAAAGTAATCCCGAATATAAGTATGCAGTAGATAATAATATAAGAAAAATAAAAAGAGGAGAACTGCTGGCACTGTTAATGAATGATTCAAAAGGGATCGCAGTAGCGGGAACGCACGGGAAAACAACTACCAGCTCTATGCTTGGGATAACAATGCTTGAAAAAGATCCGTGCATAGTAGTAGGAGGGATAATTCCCGAAATAGGAAGCAACAGTAAAGTGGGAAATTCTGAATATTTCATAGCTGAAGCCGACGAAAGCGATAATTCATTTCTGTATCTGACTCCGTCATATTCAATAGTGACAAATGTAGAGGCAGATCATTTGGAAAATCACGGTTCATATGAAAATATAAAAAAATCTTTTGAGGAATTCATCGACAAGACCAGTGATATTGTGATTTTGAACAAAGATTGTCATGAAATAGAAAAATTAAATTTGAAAAATAAAAATATTATATGGTATAGTATAAACAATGAAAGTGCAGATATTTACGCAAAAAATATAGAATATAAAAACAGGGAATCACATTACGAAGTGGTGAAAAACGGGGAAAGTCTGGGATTATTCAGACTGAGTATTCCAGGTGAACACAATATTTCGAATTCTCTGGGAGTAATATTCTTGGCACACGAGTTTTCATGTGATATGGATAAGGTAAAAGAATATCTGTATAATTTCAGAGGTGCGAACAGAAGATACCAGATACTTTATGATAAAACCATAAAAATAATAGATGACTATGCACATCACCCTACAGAAATAACTGCAACTATCAATGCTGCCAAAAAAATAGAAACTGAAAAAATAGTAGTAGTATTCCAGCCGCATAGATACAGCAGAACGAATTTTTTTCTGAATGAATTTGCTGAAAGTCTGAAACTGGCTGATGAAGTATATCTGCTTCCTATTTACAGCGCTGAAGAGGAAAATATATATAATATAAGTTCCGAAAAACTTGCAGAGCTGGTAGGAAAGAATACAAAAGTATACAGTGAGGAAGAAATAACCGGGCATGTGATGAATGATAAAAGCGACAATGTTTATCTGTTTATGGGAGCAGGAAGTATCTCCAGAATTGCAAATACTATAAAAAACAAACTAATAGAGGGATAA
- the murB gene encoding UDP-N-acetylmuramate dehydrogenase — protein MRILTDVEMKNYSNMKIGGKAKELIFIEKENELQEVLKTRDKVFLIGNGTNTLISDKNLDISFISLKEFNYMKIIEKNENYDIVCIGAGANLDDLIDFMEANDYAGLENITGIPGSVGGLVNMNGGAYGTEIFDCIDEIKICDLEGNIKVFKKSELNYNYRTTDIKENRWIVVEVYFKFSKGFNKECAQDKKDKREERHPLELPNLGSTFKNPDQNFAAQLISDAGLKEYKVGNAMVSPKHPNFIVNLGEAAFDDVMGVIEHVKEVIKEKNNIDLQTEIIIVK, from the coding sequence ATGAGAATATTAACTGATGTAGAAATGAAAAATTACTCAAATATGAAAATAGGCGGAAAAGCAAAAGAATTAATTTTTATAGAAAAAGAAAATGAATTGCAGGAAGTTCTAAAAACAAGAGATAAGGTCTTTTTAATAGGGAACGGAACGAATACACTTATAAGTGATAAGAATCTGGATATAAGTTTTATATCACTAAAAGAATTTAATTATATGAAAATAATTGAAAAAAATGAAAATTATGATATAGTATGTATAGGAGCAGGAGCAAATCTTGATGATCTGATTGATTTTATGGAAGCAAATGATTATGCAGGACTTGAAAATATTACAGGTATTCCCGGTTCGGTAGGCGGTCTTGTAAATATGAACGGCGGAGCTTACGGAACAGAAATATTTGACTGCATAGACGAGATCAAAATATGTGATCTTGAAGGAAATATAAAAGTATTCAAAAAAAGCGAACTGAATTATAACTACAGAACAACTGACATAAAAGAAAACAGATGGATCGTGGTGGAAGTATACTTTAAGTTTTCTAAAGGCTTTAATAAAGAGTGTGCACAGGATAAAAAAGACAAAAGAGAAGAAAGACATCCGCTGGAACTTCCAAATCTGGGAAGTACATTTAAAAATCCCGATCAGAATTTTGCGGCGCAGCTGATTTCAGATGCAGGTCTAAAAGAGTATAAAGTAGGTAATGCAATGGTTTCACCAAAACATCCTAATTTTATAGTAAATCTCGGGGAAGCAGCATTTGACGACGTAATGGGTGTAATAGAGCATGTAAAAGAAGTTATAAAAGAAAAAAATAATATTGATTTACAGACAGAGATAATAATAGTAAAATAA
- a CDS encoding cell division protein FtsQ/DivIB: MLKFLKFLVFLLMLTILIKGLFIFASKDFFKVVNVKVEGSNELIKFDITEKILQIKDNANLVYINTKKLEKYLSEDVRIKSVKVTKVYPSELVVKIEGNKPYSYLRQKNNFYVINDKGEIFASINEITDKNLPIINADNKEDLETILQVLSKITNEGFFSNISEVRKVKSDYEILLNDGTLIKTAIVVDAAKYDNCFKLYKSLINENKKVEYIDLRFKDINLKEKDLLQTNLEGKNGRDPK; this comes from the coding sequence ATGCTCAAATTTTTGAAATTTTTAGTATTTCTGTTAATGCTTACGATATTAATAAAGGGTTTATTCATATTTGCAAGTAAAGATTTTTTTAAAGTAGTAAATGTAAAGGTAGAAGGAAGCAACGAACTTATAAAATTTGATATTACTGAGAAAATTTTACAGATAAAAGACAATGCCAATTTAGTCTACATTAATACTAAAAAATTAGAGAAATATCTTAGTGAAGATGTTAGAATAAAAAGTGTGAAAGTAACAAAAGTTTATCCAAGCGAACTGGTAGTAAAGATAGAAGGAAATAAACCTTATTCTTATTTAAGACAGAAAAATAATTTTTATGTAATAAATGATAAAGGAGAGATATTTGCAAGTATAAACGAGATTACAGATAAAAATTTACCTATTATAAATGCTGATAATAAAGAGGATTTGGAAACTATTTTACAGGTACTGTCCAAAATAACAAATGAAGGTTTTTTCAGTAATATTTCAGAGGTAAGAAAAGTAAAAAGCGATTATGAAATTTTATTAAATGACGGAACCTTGATTAAGACTGCCATTGTAGTTGATGCTGCAAAATATGATAACTGTTTTAAACTATATAAAAGCTTAATTAACGAAAATAAGAAAGTAGAATACATAGATTTGAGGTTTAAAGATATTAATTTAAAAGAAAAAGATTTATTGCAAACAAATTTGGAGGGAAAAAATGGAAGAGATCCTAAATAG
- the ftsZ gene encoding cell division protein FtsZ, whose amino-acid sequence MEEILNRATIKVIGVGGAGGNAINDMIETGIHGVEFIAANTDSQDLEDSKAGMKIHLGDRATKGLGAGADPERGREAALESKEKIRQVLEETDMLFITAGMGGGTGTGAAPIIAEVARELEILTVAIVTKPFAFEGPQRKKNADMGIENLRKYVDTMIAIPNDKLFELPNLNITLMNAFKEANNVLKAGVRGISELITKQGFVNLDFADIRATMKDSGVAMLGFGESEGEDRARAATEQALNSPLLEKSIEGARKILLNITGGYDLGLNEVQQISSLIRETAGEANANLIFGTVLDDSIRGLKISIVATDFIDKNYDNLGEIFNNIKKEEEEEVKTTTAAAAKKEEADGKLFNNDSGFILPQFLKKKED is encoded by the coding sequence ATGGAAGAGATCCTAAATAGAGCCACAATAAAAGTAATCGGTGTTGGCGGAGCTGGCGGAAATGCTATAAATGATATGATAGAAACTGGAATTCACGGTGTGGAATTTATAGCTGCGAACACAGATTCTCAAGACTTGGAAGATTCAAAAGCGGGAATGAAGATACATCTTGGTGACAGAGCAACAAAAGGTCTGGGAGCAGGTGCCGATCCTGAAAGAGGAAGAGAAGCGGCATTAGAATCTAAAGAAAAAATCAGGCAGGTTTTGGAAGAAACTGATATGTTGTTCATAACAGCCGGAATGGGAGGCGGAACTGGTACAGGTGCTGCACCTATTATTGCTGAAGTAGCAAGAGAGCTGGAAATTCTCACAGTAGCCATAGTAACAAAACCATTTGCTTTTGAAGGACCTCAAAGAAAGAAAAATGCTGATATGGGCATTGAAAACTTAAGAAAATATGTGGATACAATGATTGCCATTCCTAATGACAAATTATTTGAATTGCCCAATTTAAATATAACGCTTATGAATGCTTTTAAAGAAGCTAATAATGTATTAAAGGCCGGTGTAAGAGGTATATCGGAACTAATAACAAAACAGGGATTTGTAAACCTGGATTTTGCTGATATCAGAGCAACAATGAAAGATTCCGGAGTAGCTATGCTTGGATTCGGGGAATCAGAAGGCGAAGACAGAGCAAGAGCAGCTACAGAACAGGCACTAAACAGCCCGTTACTGGAAAAATCTATCGAAGGTGCAAGAAAGATACTATTAAACATCACAGGTGGATATGATCTGGGATTAAATGAAGTACAGCAGATTTCGAGTCTGATAAGAGAAACAGCTGGAGAAGCAAATGCAAACCTTATTTTTGGTACAGTACTGGATGACAGTATAAGAGGATTAAAGATTTCAATAGTAGCAACTGATTTTATAGATAAGAATTATGATAATCTTGGGGAAATTTTTAATAATATCAAAAAAGAAGAGGAAGAAGAAGTAAAAACAACAACTGCGGCTGCTGCTAAAAAAGAAGAAGCAGATGGGAAATTATTTAATAATGATTCAGGGTTTATTCTTCCGCAATTTTTAAAGAAAAAAGAAGATTAA